The proteins below are encoded in one region of Hordeum vulgare subsp. vulgare chromosome 3H, MorexV3_pseudomolecules_assembly, whole genome shotgun sequence:
- the LOC123442831 gene encoding uncharacterized protein LOC123442831 isoform X3 has product MLQWTGGSRRQVYASRKSTQSRQRQYFEQKKRQQHTAGLQNQDGTDGAGGQAVGDQAPRSLDILSLNNLAAPVSQRNGPENADSVLPHMDSTHFSASPLEALKKIISSYNIDPRETSSQPRLSSPVAHQDVAAAVNPHEDPLARKISTSNNYDATKRNPNVDLNSGEISLIDLVRYEGSKNKSTAQPARESHVSFSVKGLGHVKMETPLQSPRSTKRTLPLPPKASRYTQNKSRRSIPFDTTKGLDSLMYGISMMRERSTSHKMGSLVDESSYVRRENCYFSHSFENYNDNLYAGDEDMFCKPQAPKGWQYAHFPTPRAEHFDTVDYGVKERYSPERRTSTRTSIRFETSGHDLFSDQSLLDDDIDMLQFDWERQPSSKKIHNTNITFGPSAWSSDMVDDDSEKRKSPLSEESSSCAAAVKDISSNKPTLSVKCTEKNMNEKDDFHASLDKSDIPNIDAHLDEMSAFRDEEEYYKRATDQKNREADYWPDKAMGQQRTQEPSCRLSLQEKFADWGSCTSHLKGSTRRNNPPSCTVMREDKPFDSIPDMGGFQTVGSTEWRPTSKVRPVFHRPDSAYDEIHPQNPVSDLFGNTTEFSDPFRATDLPSNIDMCTFLGQKAGKKKEDNFYSLKKSNADIFHSASSVNETVVGQHTTYSQQSGKDSLRQGFDPGIDFQESRLHSFWEDGHVSDDTFRSDNELNNLLARKNDEKNKGGTERLEKLETKTLTQASKPSGDFGNEMSEAETCSDGSEVTNYPGVQNGISAAATQLPGNLCLEEASRGIFQIHAQVDCARTIENPGVDFEAPVHVRNIIHDDGDHTKANPMFQSPFMAEKVGIEKKVISGVSSSNSDIQFEVMLERRVLRRFCLQKVVVETPMKDKLDKVTHFRTMEDGTVLRRSV; this is encoded by the exons ATGCTGCAGTGGACCGGAGGCTCCAGGAGGCAGGTGTACGCC TCCAGGAAATCGACACAGAGCAG GCAGAGGCAGTACTTTGAACAGAAGAAGCGGCAGCAGCACACGGCAGGGCTGCAGAACCAGGATGGCACAGATGGTGCAGGCGGTCAAGCTGTCGGTGATCAGGCGCCTCGATCCCTTGACATCCTAAGCCTGAACAATTTGGCAGCTCCAGTCAGTCAGCGCAATGGCCCTGAAA ATGCAGATAGTGTTCTTCCGCACATGGACAGCACACATTTTAGTGCTTCCCCTCTAGAGGCGCTGAAGAAGATCATTTCTTCATATAATATTGATCCGAGGGAAACAA GTTCTCAGCCTAG ATTGTCATCACCCGTTGCTCATCAAGATGTTGCAGCTGCCGTTAACCCTCATGAAGATCCTCTTGCACGCAAAATATCCACATCGAATAACTATGATGCCACGAAGCGAAATCCAAATGTGGATCTCAACAGTGGTG AAATTTCACTTATTGATTTGGTCAGATACGAGGGATCAAAAAATAAATCTACCGCTCAACCTGCCCGTGAATctcatgtttcattttctgttAAAG gccttggccatgtcaagatggaAACTCCTCTCCAGTCACCAAGATCCACCAAAAG GACTTTACCTTTGCCACCAAAGGCCTCGCGGTACACGCAAAATAAATCAAGAAGGTCCATCCCTTTTGATACCACAAAAGGACTG GATTCTCTAATGTATGGTATTAGCATGATGAGAGAGCGAAGCACTTCACACAAAATGGGTAGTCTTGTAGATGAGTCAAGCTATGTAAGGAGGGAAAACTGTTATTTTTCACATTCATTTGAGAACtacaatgataatctctatgccgGGGATGAGGACATGTTTTGTAAACCTCAAGCTCCAAAAGGTTGGCAAT ATGCTCATTTTCCTACTCCAAGAGCGGAACATTTTgatacagttgactatggtgttaAAGAAAGATACTCTCCAGAGCGAAG AACTTCAACAAGAACTAGCATAAGATTTGAGACTTCAG GGCATGACCTCTTTTCTGATCAGTCATTACTGGATGATGACATTGATATGTTACAGTTTGACTGGGAAAG GCAACCATCGTCTAAGAAAATCCACAACACAAACATCACTTTTGGCCCTTCTGCTTGGTCTTCTGACATGGTAGACGATGATTCAGAGAAAAGGAAGAGCCCATTGAG TGAAGAATCAAGCTCATGTGCTGCAG CAGTGAAGGATATCTCGAGCAACAAACCAACACTGTCTGTAAAATGCACAGAGAAAAACATGAATGAGAAGGATGACTTCCATGCAAGCTTGGATAAGTCTGATATTCCAAATATCGATGCACATCTAGATGAAATGTCAGCATTCAGGGATGAAGAAGAATACTATAAAAGAGCAACAGACCAGAAGAATCGTGAAGCAGATTATTGGCCAGATAAGGCAATGGGCCAACAGAGAACCCAAGAACCAAGCTGCCGTTTATCACTTCAGGAGAAATTTGCTGACTGGGGTTCTTGTACCTCCCATCTGAAGGGCAGCACTCGACGAAACAACCCACCGAGTTGCACTGTAATGCGTGAGGATAAACCTTTTGATTCTATTCCAGATATGGGTGGATTTCAAACTGTGGGATCAACTGAATGGAGACCTACATCAAAAGTTCGTCCTGTTTTCCACAGACCTGACAGTGCGTATGATGAGATTCACCCGCAGAATCCTGTTTCAGATTTATTTGGCAATACAACGGAGTTTTCAGACCCATTCCGTGCCACGGACCTTCCGAGCAACATTGATATGTGTACTTTCTTGGGACAGAAGGCAGGCAAGAAGAAAGAAGATAATTTTTACTCTCTCAAGAAATCAAATGCAGACATATTTCATTCTGCCAGTTCCGTAAATGAAACTGTCGTCGGTCAACACACTACATATTCTCAGCAGTCTGGCAAGGATTCACTAAGGCAAGGGTTTGATCCTGGTATTGATTTTCAGGAGTCCAGACTACATTCATTCTGGGAAGATGGCCATGTTAGTGATGACACTTTTCGGAGCGATAATGAGCTGAATAATCTGTTGGCAAGAAAAAATGATGAGAAGAATAAAGGAGGGACTGAGAGGCTCGAGAAACTAGAAACAAAGACGTTGACACAAGCATCTAAACCTTCTGGAGATTTCGGAAATGAGATGAGTGAAGCTGAAACATGTTCTGATGGCTCGGAAGTGACCAACTATCCTGGGGTGCAGAATGGAATATCAGCAGCAGCAACGCAACTTCCTGGAAACTTGTGTCTTGAGGAAGCCTCAAGAGGAATTTTCCAAATTCATGCTCAAGTTGATTGTGCAAGAACAAT AGAAAATCCCGGTGTTGACTTTGAAGCTCCGGTGCATGTTAGAAACATtattcatgatgatggagatcataccaAGGCCAATCCAATGTTCCAGTCTCCTTTCATGGCAG AGAAGGTGGGGATTGAGAAGAAGGTAATATCAGGCGTGTCATCAAGCAACAGTGATATTCAGTTTGAGGTTATGCTTGAACGTCGTGTTCTCCGACGGTTTTGTCTTCAGAAGGTAGTGGTAGAAACACCAATGAAGGACAAGCTAGATAAG GTTACGCACTTCAGGACGATGGAGGATGGAACTGTCCTGCGAAGAAGTGTCTAA
- the LOC123442831 gene encoding uncharacterized protein LOC123442831 isoform X4, whose amino-acid sequence MLQWTGGSRRQVYASRKSTQSRQRQYFEQKKRQQHTAGLQNQDGTDGAGGQAVGDQAPRSLDILSLNNLAAPVSQRNGPENADSVLPHMDSTHFSASPLEALKKIISSYNIDPRETSSQPRLSSPVAHQDVAAAVNPHEDPLARKISTSNNYDATKRNPNVDLNSGEISLIDLVRYEGSKNKSTAQPARESHVSFSVKGLGHVKMETPLQSPRSTKRTLPLPPKASRYTQNKSRRSIPFDTTKGLDSLMYGISMMRERSTSHKMGSLVDESSYVRRENCYFSHSFENYNDNLYAGDEDMFCKPQAPKGWQSNCSRRYDGLPDVNSDHLWNMESFDSDAHFPTPRAEHFDTVDYGVKERYSPERRTSTRTSIRFETSGHDLFSDQSLLDDDIDMLQFDWERQPSSKKIHNTNITFGPSAWSSDMVDDDSEKRKSPLSEESSSCAAAVKDISSNKPTLSVKCTEKNMNEKDDFHASLDKSDIPNIDAHLDEMSAFRDEEEYYKRATDQKNREADYWPDKAMGQQRTQEPSCRLSLQEKFADWGSCTSHLKGSTRRNNPPSCTVMREDKPFDSIPDMGGFQTVGSTEWRPTSKVRPVFHRPDSAYDEIHPQNPVSDLFGNTTEFSDPFRATDLPSNIDMCTFLGQKAGKKKEDNFYSLKKSNADIFHSASSVNETVVGQHTTYSQQSGKDSLRQGFDPGIDFQESRLHSFWEDGHVSDDTFRSDNELNNLLARKNDEKNKGGTERLEKLETKTLTQASKPSGDFGNEMSEAETCSDGSEVTNYPGVQNGISAAATQLPGNLCLEEASRGIFQIHAQVDCARTIENPGVDFEAPVHVRNIIHDDGDHTKANPMFQSPFMAGGD is encoded by the exons ATGCTGCAGTGGACCGGAGGCTCCAGGAGGCAGGTGTACGCC TCCAGGAAATCGACACAGAGCAG GCAGAGGCAGTACTTTGAACAGAAGAAGCGGCAGCAGCACACGGCAGGGCTGCAGAACCAGGATGGCACAGATGGTGCAGGCGGTCAAGCTGTCGGTGATCAGGCGCCTCGATCCCTTGACATCCTAAGCCTGAACAATTTGGCAGCTCCAGTCAGTCAGCGCAATGGCCCTGAAA ATGCAGATAGTGTTCTTCCGCACATGGACAGCACACATTTTAGTGCTTCCCCTCTAGAGGCGCTGAAGAAGATCATTTCTTCATATAATATTGATCCGAGGGAAACAA GTTCTCAGCCTAG ATTGTCATCACCCGTTGCTCATCAAGATGTTGCAGCTGCCGTTAACCCTCATGAAGATCCTCTTGCACGCAAAATATCCACATCGAATAACTATGATGCCACGAAGCGAAATCCAAATGTGGATCTCAACAGTGGTG AAATTTCACTTATTGATTTGGTCAGATACGAGGGATCAAAAAATAAATCTACCGCTCAACCTGCCCGTGAATctcatgtttcattttctgttAAAG gccttggccatgtcaagatggaAACTCCTCTCCAGTCACCAAGATCCACCAAAAG GACTTTACCTTTGCCACCAAAGGCCTCGCGGTACACGCAAAATAAATCAAGAAGGTCCATCCCTTTTGATACCACAAAAGGACTG GATTCTCTAATGTATGGTATTAGCATGATGAGAGAGCGAAGCACTTCACACAAAATGGGTAGTCTTGTAGATGAGTCAAGCTATGTAAGGAGGGAAAACTGTTATTTTTCACATTCATTTGAGAACtacaatgataatctctatgccgGGGATGAGGACATGTTTTGTAAACCTCAAGCTCCAAAAGGTTGGCAAT CAAATTGTAGTAGAAGATATGACGGTCTACCTGATGTAAATTCTGATCATTTGTGGAACATGGAATCATTCGATTCAGATGCTCATTTTCCTACTCCAAGAGCGGAACATTTTgatacagttgactatggtgttaAAGAAAGATACTCTCCAGAGCGAAG AACTTCAACAAGAACTAGCATAAGATTTGAGACTTCAG GGCATGACCTCTTTTCTGATCAGTCATTACTGGATGATGACATTGATATGTTACAGTTTGACTGGGAAAG GCAACCATCGTCTAAGAAAATCCACAACACAAACATCACTTTTGGCCCTTCTGCTTGGTCTTCTGACATGGTAGACGATGATTCAGAGAAAAGGAAGAGCCCATTGAG TGAAGAATCAAGCTCATGTGCTGCAG CAGTGAAGGATATCTCGAGCAACAAACCAACACTGTCTGTAAAATGCACAGAGAAAAACATGAATGAGAAGGATGACTTCCATGCAAGCTTGGATAAGTCTGATATTCCAAATATCGATGCACATCTAGATGAAATGTCAGCATTCAGGGATGAAGAAGAATACTATAAAAGAGCAACAGACCAGAAGAATCGTGAAGCAGATTATTGGCCAGATAAGGCAATGGGCCAACAGAGAACCCAAGAACCAAGCTGCCGTTTATCACTTCAGGAGAAATTTGCTGACTGGGGTTCTTGTACCTCCCATCTGAAGGGCAGCACTCGACGAAACAACCCACCGAGTTGCACTGTAATGCGTGAGGATAAACCTTTTGATTCTATTCCAGATATGGGTGGATTTCAAACTGTGGGATCAACTGAATGGAGACCTACATCAAAAGTTCGTCCTGTTTTCCACAGACCTGACAGTGCGTATGATGAGATTCACCCGCAGAATCCTGTTTCAGATTTATTTGGCAATACAACGGAGTTTTCAGACCCATTCCGTGCCACGGACCTTCCGAGCAACATTGATATGTGTACTTTCTTGGGACAGAAGGCAGGCAAGAAGAAAGAAGATAATTTTTACTCTCTCAAGAAATCAAATGCAGACATATTTCATTCTGCCAGTTCCGTAAATGAAACTGTCGTCGGTCAACACACTACATATTCTCAGCAGTCTGGCAAGGATTCACTAAGGCAAGGGTTTGATCCTGGTATTGATTTTCAGGAGTCCAGACTACATTCATTCTGGGAAGATGGCCATGTTAGTGATGACACTTTTCGGAGCGATAATGAGCTGAATAATCTGTTGGCAAGAAAAAATGATGAGAAGAATAAAGGAGGGACTGAGAGGCTCGAGAAACTAGAAACAAAGACGTTGACACAAGCATCTAAACCTTCTGGAGATTTCGGAAATGAGATGAGTGAAGCTGAAACATGTTCTGATGGCTCGGAAGTGACCAACTATCCTGGGGTGCAGAATGGAATATCAGCAGCAGCAACGCAACTTCCTGGAAACTTGTGTCTTGAGGAAGCCTCAAGAGGAATTTTCCAAATTCATGCTCAAGTTGATTGTGCAAGAACAAT AGAAAATCCCGGTGTTGACTTTGAAGCTCCGGTGCATGTTAGAAACATtattcatgatgatggagatcataccaAGGCCAATCCAATGTTCCAGTCTCCTTTCATGGCAG GTGGGGATTGA
- the LOC123442831 gene encoding uncharacterized protein LOC123442831 isoform X1: MLQWTGGSRRQVYASRKSTQSRQRQYFEQKKRQQHTAGLQNQDGTDGAGGQAVGDQAPRSLDILSLNNLAAPVSQRNGPENADSVLPHMDSTHFSASPLEALKKIISSYNIDPRETSSQPRLSSPVAHQDVAAAVNPHEDPLARKISTSNNYDATKRNPNVDLNSGEISLIDLVRYEGSKNKSTAQPARESHVSFSVKGLGHVKMETPLQSPRSTKRTLPLPPKASRYTQNKSRRSIPFDTTKGLDSLMYGISMMRERSTSHKMGSLVDESSYVRRENCYFSHSFENYNDNLYAGDEDMFCKPQAPKGWQSNCSRRYDGLPDVNSDHLWNMESFDSDAHFPTPRAEHFDTVDYGVKERYSPERRTSTRTSIRFETSGHDLFSDQSLLDDDIDMLQFDWERQPSSKKIHNTNITFGPSAWSSDMVDDDSEKRKSPLSEESSSCAAAVKDISSNKPTLSVKCTEKNMNEKDDFHASLDKSDIPNIDAHLDEMSAFRDEEEYYKRATDQKNREADYWPDKAMGQQRTQEPSCRLSLQEKFADWGSCTSHLKGSTRRNNPPSCTVMREDKPFDSIPDMGGFQTVGSTEWRPTSKVRPVFHRPDSAYDEIHPQNPVSDLFGNTTEFSDPFRATDLPSNIDMCTFLGQKAGKKKEDNFYSLKKSNADIFHSASSVNETVVGQHTTYSQQSGKDSLRQGFDPGIDFQESRLHSFWEDGHVSDDTFRSDNELNNLLARKNDEKNKGGTERLEKLETKTLTQASKPSGDFGNEMSEAETCSDGSEVTNYPGVQNGISAAATQLPGNLCLEEASRGIFQIHAQVDCARTIENPGVDFEAPVHVRNIIHDDGDHTKANPMFQSPFMAEKVGIEKKVISGVSSSNSDIQFEVMLERRVLRRFCLQKVVVETPMKDKLDKVTHFRTMEDGTVLRRSV, encoded by the exons ATGCTGCAGTGGACCGGAGGCTCCAGGAGGCAGGTGTACGCC TCCAGGAAATCGACACAGAGCAG GCAGAGGCAGTACTTTGAACAGAAGAAGCGGCAGCAGCACACGGCAGGGCTGCAGAACCAGGATGGCACAGATGGTGCAGGCGGTCAAGCTGTCGGTGATCAGGCGCCTCGATCCCTTGACATCCTAAGCCTGAACAATTTGGCAGCTCCAGTCAGTCAGCGCAATGGCCCTGAAA ATGCAGATAGTGTTCTTCCGCACATGGACAGCACACATTTTAGTGCTTCCCCTCTAGAGGCGCTGAAGAAGATCATTTCTTCATATAATATTGATCCGAGGGAAACAA GTTCTCAGCCTAG ATTGTCATCACCCGTTGCTCATCAAGATGTTGCAGCTGCCGTTAACCCTCATGAAGATCCTCTTGCACGCAAAATATCCACATCGAATAACTATGATGCCACGAAGCGAAATCCAAATGTGGATCTCAACAGTGGTG AAATTTCACTTATTGATTTGGTCAGATACGAGGGATCAAAAAATAAATCTACCGCTCAACCTGCCCGTGAATctcatgtttcattttctgttAAAG gccttggccatgtcaagatggaAACTCCTCTCCAGTCACCAAGATCCACCAAAAG GACTTTACCTTTGCCACCAAAGGCCTCGCGGTACACGCAAAATAAATCAAGAAGGTCCATCCCTTTTGATACCACAAAAGGACTG GATTCTCTAATGTATGGTATTAGCATGATGAGAGAGCGAAGCACTTCACACAAAATGGGTAGTCTTGTAGATGAGTCAAGCTATGTAAGGAGGGAAAACTGTTATTTTTCACATTCATTTGAGAACtacaatgataatctctatgccgGGGATGAGGACATGTTTTGTAAACCTCAAGCTCCAAAAGGTTGGCAAT CAAATTGTAGTAGAAGATATGACGGTCTACCTGATGTAAATTCTGATCATTTGTGGAACATGGAATCATTCGATTCAGATGCTCATTTTCCTACTCCAAGAGCGGAACATTTTgatacagttgactatggtgttaAAGAAAGATACTCTCCAGAGCGAAG AACTTCAACAAGAACTAGCATAAGATTTGAGACTTCAG GGCATGACCTCTTTTCTGATCAGTCATTACTGGATGATGACATTGATATGTTACAGTTTGACTGGGAAAG GCAACCATCGTCTAAGAAAATCCACAACACAAACATCACTTTTGGCCCTTCTGCTTGGTCTTCTGACATGGTAGACGATGATTCAGAGAAAAGGAAGAGCCCATTGAG TGAAGAATCAAGCTCATGTGCTGCAG CAGTGAAGGATATCTCGAGCAACAAACCAACACTGTCTGTAAAATGCACAGAGAAAAACATGAATGAGAAGGATGACTTCCATGCAAGCTTGGATAAGTCTGATATTCCAAATATCGATGCACATCTAGATGAAATGTCAGCATTCAGGGATGAAGAAGAATACTATAAAAGAGCAACAGACCAGAAGAATCGTGAAGCAGATTATTGGCCAGATAAGGCAATGGGCCAACAGAGAACCCAAGAACCAAGCTGCCGTTTATCACTTCAGGAGAAATTTGCTGACTGGGGTTCTTGTACCTCCCATCTGAAGGGCAGCACTCGACGAAACAACCCACCGAGTTGCACTGTAATGCGTGAGGATAAACCTTTTGATTCTATTCCAGATATGGGTGGATTTCAAACTGTGGGATCAACTGAATGGAGACCTACATCAAAAGTTCGTCCTGTTTTCCACAGACCTGACAGTGCGTATGATGAGATTCACCCGCAGAATCCTGTTTCAGATTTATTTGGCAATACAACGGAGTTTTCAGACCCATTCCGTGCCACGGACCTTCCGAGCAACATTGATATGTGTACTTTCTTGGGACAGAAGGCAGGCAAGAAGAAAGAAGATAATTTTTACTCTCTCAAGAAATCAAATGCAGACATATTTCATTCTGCCAGTTCCGTAAATGAAACTGTCGTCGGTCAACACACTACATATTCTCAGCAGTCTGGCAAGGATTCACTAAGGCAAGGGTTTGATCCTGGTATTGATTTTCAGGAGTCCAGACTACATTCATTCTGGGAAGATGGCCATGTTAGTGATGACACTTTTCGGAGCGATAATGAGCTGAATAATCTGTTGGCAAGAAAAAATGATGAGAAGAATAAAGGAGGGACTGAGAGGCTCGAGAAACTAGAAACAAAGACGTTGACACAAGCATCTAAACCTTCTGGAGATTTCGGAAATGAGATGAGTGAAGCTGAAACATGTTCTGATGGCTCGGAAGTGACCAACTATCCTGGGGTGCAGAATGGAATATCAGCAGCAGCAACGCAACTTCCTGGAAACTTGTGTCTTGAGGAAGCCTCAAGAGGAATTTTCCAAATTCATGCTCAAGTTGATTGTGCAAGAACAAT AGAAAATCCCGGTGTTGACTTTGAAGCTCCGGTGCATGTTAGAAACATtattcatgatgatggagatcataccaAGGCCAATCCAATGTTCCAGTCTCCTTTCATGGCAG AGAAGGTGGGGATTGAGAAGAAGGTAATATCAGGCGTGTCATCAAGCAACAGTGATATTCAGTTTGAGGTTATGCTTGAACGTCGTGTTCTCCGACGGTTTTGTCTTCAGAAGGTAGTGGTAGAAACACCAATGAAGGACAAGCTAGATAAG GTTACGCACTTCAGGACGATGGAGGATGGAACTGTCCTGCGAAGAAGTGTCTAA
- the LOC123442831 gene encoding uncharacterized protein LOC123442831 isoform X2, producing the protein MLQWTGGSRRQVYASRKSTQSRQRQYFEQKKRQQHTAGLQNQDGTDGAGGQAVGDQAPRSLDILSLNNLAAPVSQRNGPENADSVLPHMDSTHFSASPLEALKKIISSYNIDPRETSSQPRLSSPVAHQDVAAAVNPHEDPLARKISTSNNYDATKRNPNVDLNSGEISLIDLVRYEGSKNKSTAQPARESHVSFSVKGLGHVKMETPLQSPRSTKRTLPLPPKASRYTQNKSRRSIPFDTTKGLDSLMYGISMMRERSTSHKMGSLVDESSYVRRENCYFSHSFENYNDNLYAGDEDMFCKPQAPKGWQSNCSRRYDGLPDVNSDHLWNMESFDSDAHFPTPRAEHFDTVDYGVKERYSPERRTSTRTSIRFETSGHDLFSDQSLLDDDIDMLQFDWERQPSSKKIHNTNITFGPSAWSSDMVDDDSEKRKSPLSEESSSCAAVKDISSNKPTLSVKCTEKNMNEKDDFHASLDKSDIPNIDAHLDEMSAFRDEEEYYKRATDQKNREADYWPDKAMGQQRTQEPSCRLSLQEKFADWGSCTSHLKGSTRRNNPPSCTVMREDKPFDSIPDMGGFQTVGSTEWRPTSKVRPVFHRPDSAYDEIHPQNPVSDLFGNTTEFSDPFRATDLPSNIDMCTFLGQKAGKKKEDNFYSLKKSNADIFHSASSVNETVVGQHTTYSQQSGKDSLRQGFDPGIDFQESRLHSFWEDGHVSDDTFRSDNELNNLLARKNDEKNKGGTERLEKLETKTLTQASKPSGDFGNEMSEAETCSDGSEVTNYPGVQNGISAAATQLPGNLCLEEASRGIFQIHAQVDCARTIENPGVDFEAPVHVRNIIHDDGDHTKANPMFQSPFMAEKVGIEKKVISGVSSSNSDIQFEVMLERRVLRRFCLQKVVVETPMKDKLDKVTHFRTMEDGTVLRRSV; encoded by the exons ATGCTGCAGTGGACCGGAGGCTCCAGGAGGCAGGTGTACGCC TCCAGGAAATCGACACAGAGCAG GCAGAGGCAGTACTTTGAACAGAAGAAGCGGCAGCAGCACACGGCAGGGCTGCAGAACCAGGATGGCACAGATGGTGCAGGCGGTCAAGCTGTCGGTGATCAGGCGCCTCGATCCCTTGACATCCTAAGCCTGAACAATTTGGCAGCTCCAGTCAGTCAGCGCAATGGCCCTGAAA ATGCAGATAGTGTTCTTCCGCACATGGACAGCACACATTTTAGTGCTTCCCCTCTAGAGGCGCTGAAGAAGATCATTTCTTCATATAATATTGATCCGAGGGAAACAA GTTCTCAGCCTAG ATTGTCATCACCCGTTGCTCATCAAGATGTTGCAGCTGCCGTTAACCCTCATGAAGATCCTCTTGCACGCAAAATATCCACATCGAATAACTATGATGCCACGAAGCGAAATCCAAATGTGGATCTCAACAGTGGTG AAATTTCACTTATTGATTTGGTCAGATACGAGGGATCAAAAAATAAATCTACCGCTCAACCTGCCCGTGAATctcatgtttcattttctgttAAAG gccttggccatgtcaagatggaAACTCCTCTCCAGTCACCAAGATCCACCAAAAG GACTTTACCTTTGCCACCAAAGGCCTCGCGGTACACGCAAAATAAATCAAGAAGGTCCATCCCTTTTGATACCACAAAAGGACTG GATTCTCTAATGTATGGTATTAGCATGATGAGAGAGCGAAGCACTTCACACAAAATGGGTAGTCTTGTAGATGAGTCAAGCTATGTAAGGAGGGAAAACTGTTATTTTTCACATTCATTTGAGAACtacaatgataatctctatgccgGGGATGAGGACATGTTTTGTAAACCTCAAGCTCCAAAAGGTTGGCAAT CAAATTGTAGTAGAAGATATGACGGTCTACCTGATGTAAATTCTGATCATTTGTGGAACATGGAATCATTCGATTCAGATGCTCATTTTCCTACTCCAAGAGCGGAACATTTTgatacagttgactatggtgttaAAGAAAGATACTCTCCAGAGCGAAG AACTTCAACAAGAACTAGCATAAGATTTGAGACTTCAG GGCATGACCTCTTTTCTGATCAGTCATTACTGGATGATGACATTGATATGTTACAGTTTGACTGGGAAAG GCAACCATCGTCTAAGAAAATCCACAACACAAACATCACTTTTGGCCCTTCTGCTTGGTCTTCTGACATGGTAGACGATGATTCAGAGAAAAGGAAGAGCCCATTGAG TGAAGAATCAAGCTCATGTGCTGCAG TGAAGGATATCTCGAGCAACAAACCAACACTGTCTGTAAAATGCACAGAGAAAAACATGAATGAGAAGGATGACTTCCATGCAAGCTTGGATAAGTCTGATATTCCAAATATCGATGCACATCTAGATGAAATGTCAGCATTCAGGGATGAAGAAGAATACTATAAAAGAGCAACAGACCAGAAGAATCGTGAAGCAGATTATTGGCCAGATAAGGCAATGGGCCAACAGAGAACCCAAGAACCAAGCTGCCGTTTATCACTTCAGGAGAAATTTGCTGACTGGGGTTCTTGTACCTCCCATCTGAAGGGCAGCACTCGACGAAACAACCCACCGAGTTGCACTGTAATGCGTGAGGATAAACCTTTTGATTCTATTCCAGATATGGGTGGATTTCAAACTGTGGGATCAACTGAATGGAGACCTACATCAAAAGTTCGTCCTGTTTTCCACAGACCTGACAGTGCGTATGATGAGATTCACCCGCAGAATCCTGTTTCAGATTTATTTGGCAATACAACGGAGTTTTCAGACCCATTCCGTGCCACGGACCTTCCGAGCAACATTGATATGTGTACTTTCTTGGGACAGAAGGCAGGCAAGAAGAAAGAAGATAATTTTTACTCTCTCAAGAAATCAAATGCAGACATATTTCATTCTGCCAGTTCCGTAAATGAAACTGTCGTCGGTCAACACACTACATATTCTCAGCAGTCTGGCAAGGATTCACTAAGGCAAGGGTTTGATCCTGGTATTGATTTTCAGGAGTCCAGACTACATTCATTCTGGGAAGATGGCCATGTTAGTGATGACACTTTTCGGAGCGATAATGAGCTGAATAATCTGTTGGCAAGAAAAAATGATGAGAAGAATAAAGGAGGGACTGAGAGGCTCGAGAAACTAGAAACAAAGACGTTGACACAAGCATCTAAACCTTCTGGAGATTTCGGAAATGAGATGAGTGAAGCTGAAACATGTTCTGATGGCTCGGAAGTGACCAACTATCCTGGGGTGCAGAATGGAATATCAGCAGCAGCAACGCAACTTCCTGGAAACTTGTGTCTTGAGGAAGCCTCAAGAGGAATTTTCCAAATTCATGCTCAAGTTGATTGTGCAAGAACAAT AGAAAATCCCGGTGTTGACTTTGAAGCTCCGGTGCATGTTAGAAACATtattcatgatgatggagatcataccaAGGCCAATCCAATGTTCCAGTCTCCTTTCATGGCAG AGAAGGTGGGGATTGAGAAGAAGGTAATATCAGGCGTGTCATCAAGCAACAGTGATATTCAGTTTGAGGTTATGCTTGAACGTCGTGTTCTCCGACGGTTTTGTCTTCAGAAGGTAGTGGTAGAAACACCAATGAAGGACAAGCTAGATAAG GTTACGCACTTCAGGACGATGGAGGATGGAACTGTCCTGCGAAGAAGTGTCTAA